In the Nicotiana tabacum cultivar K326 chromosome 16, ASM71507v2, whole genome shotgun sequence genome, one interval contains:
- the LOC107768279 gene encoding homeotic protein knotted-1 isoform X2 produces MENNYNQLGENSAQRGNNFLYGGIPLLASPNSSIYGRSSGGGGDCYDQSQAVVHPIVKTEGGSTSHHHTFQYPSIIRSGYHHLTVQNHHESESSGSEVDALKAKIIAHPQCSNLLDAYMDCQKVGAPPEVVARLSAVRQEFEVRQRDSSTDRNIAKDPELDQFMEAYYDMLVKYREELTRPLHEAMDFMRKIETQLNMLEDNCEGVGSSEEEQDNSGGETEIPEIDPRAEDRELKNHLLRKYSGYLSSLKQELSKKKKKGKLPKDARQKLLSWWELHYKWPYPSESEKVALAETTGLDQKQINNWFINQRKRHWKPSEDMQFMVMDGLHPQNAAALYMEGHYMGEGPFRLGQ; encoded by the exons ATGGAGAATAATTATAATCAACTGGGGGAGAACTCAGCTCAAAGGGGTAATAACTTCTTGTACGGTGGAATTCCACTTCTTGCATCCCCAAATTCATCTATTTATGGAAGAAGCAGCGGCGGCGGCGGCGATTGTTATGATCAATCTCAAGCAGTGGTACATCCCATAGTGAAGACAGAAGGAGGCAGTACTTCTCATCATCATACATTTCAGTACCCTTCGATTATTCGTAGTGGATATCATCATCTGACGGTTCAAAATCATCACGAGAGTGAGAGTTCTGGTAGTGAAGTTGATGCTTTAAAAGCCAAGATTATTGCTCATCCTCAGTGTTCTAACCTTTTGGACGCTTACATGGATTGTCAAAAG gTGGGAGCACCGCCGGAAGTGGTGGCGAGGCTATCGGCAGTACGGCAAGAGTTTGAGGTGAGGCAACGAGATTCATCGACCGACAGGAATATTGCTAAGGACCCAGAACTTGATCAATTTATG GAAGCTTATTATGACATGCTAGTGAAGTACAGAGAGGAGCTTACAAGGCCCCTACATGAAGCAATGGATTTCATGCGAAAAATCGAAACTCAGCTTAATATGCTTG AGGACAACTGTGAGGGTGTTGGATCATCAGAAGAGGAGCAAGACAACAGTGGTGGAGAAACTGAAATTCCTGAAATTGATCCACGAGCAGAAGATCGGGAACTGAAGAACCACTTATTGAGAAAATACAGTGGCTATTTAAGTAGTCTCAAACAAGAACTttccaagaagaagaaaaaggggaaattgcCCAAAGATGCACGCCAGAAGCTGCTCAGTTGGTGGGAGTTGCATTACAAGTGGCCATATCCTTCG GAGTCAGAGAAGGTGGCATTGGCTGAAACAACAGGTTTGGACCAGAAACAAATAAACAACTGGTTCATCAACCAAAGGAAAAGGCACTGGAAACCTTCAGAAGACATGCAGTTCATGGTAATGGATGGTCTTCATCCTCAGAATGCAGCAGCTCTTTATATGGAAGGTCACTATATGGGAGAAGGTCCTTTTCGTTTGGGGCAGTAA
- the LOC107768279 gene encoding homeotic protein knotted-1 isoform X1 yields the protein MENNYNQLGENSAQRGNNFLYGGIPLLASPNSSIYGRSSGGGGDCYDQSQAVVHPIVKTEGGSTSHHHTFQYPSIIRSGYHHLTVQNHHESESSGSEVDALKAKIIAHPQCSNLLDAYMDCQKVGAPPEVVARLSAVRQEFEVRQRDSSTDRNIAKDPELDQFMEAYYDMLVKYREELTRPLHEAMDFMRKIETQLNMLGNGPVRIFNSEDNCEGVGSSEEEQDNSGGETEIPEIDPRAEDRELKNHLLRKYSGYLSSLKQELSKKKKKGKLPKDARQKLLSWWELHYKWPYPSESEKVALAETTGLDQKQINNWFINQRKRHWKPSEDMQFMVMDGLHPQNAAALYMEGHYMGEGPFRLGQ from the exons ATGGAGAATAATTATAATCAACTGGGGGAGAACTCAGCTCAAAGGGGTAATAACTTCTTGTACGGTGGAATTCCACTTCTTGCATCCCCAAATTCATCTATTTATGGAAGAAGCAGCGGCGGCGGCGGCGATTGTTATGATCAATCTCAAGCAGTGGTACATCCCATAGTGAAGACAGAAGGAGGCAGTACTTCTCATCATCATACATTTCAGTACCCTTCGATTATTCGTAGTGGATATCATCATCTGACGGTTCAAAATCATCACGAGAGTGAGAGTTCTGGTAGTGAAGTTGATGCTTTAAAAGCCAAGATTATTGCTCATCCTCAGTGTTCTAACCTTTTGGACGCTTACATGGATTGTCAAAAG gTGGGAGCACCGCCGGAAGTGGTGGCGAGGCTATCGGCAGTACGGCAAGAGTTTGAGGTGAGGCAACGAGATTCATCGACCGACAGGAATATTGCTAAGGACCCAGAACTTGATCAATTTATG GAAGCTTATTATGACATGCTAGTGAAGTACAGAGAGGAGCTTACAAGGCCCCTACATGAAGCAATGGATTTCATGCGAAAAATCGAAACTCAGCTTAATATGCTTGGTAATGGCCCCGTTCGGATCTTCAACTCTG AGGACAACTGTGAGGGTGTTGGATCATCAGAAGAGGAGCAAGACAACAGTGGTGGAGAAACTGAAATTCCTGAAATTGATCCACGAGCAGAAGATCGGGAACTGAAGAACCACTTATTGAGAAAATACAGTGGCTATTTAAGTAGTCTCAAACAAGAACTttccaagaagaagaaaaaggggaaattgcCCAAAGATGCACGCCAGAAGCTGCTCAGTTGGTGGGAGTTGCATTACAAGTGGCCATATCCTTCG GAGTCAGAGAAGGTGGCATTGGCTGAAACAACAGGTTTGGACCAGAAACAAATAAACAACTGGTTCATCAACCAAAGGAAAAGGCACTGGAAACCTTCAGAAGACATGCAGTTCATGGTAATGGATGGTCTTCATCCTCAGAATGCAGCAGCTCTTTATATGGAAGGTCACTATATGGGAGAAGGTCCTTTTCGTTTGGGGCAGTAA